The nucleotide window CCTCCACGATTTTCTCATGCCCCTCCAGGTCGAGGCCTCTCAAAAATGGCAAGTAATCGGATATACAAAAGGAATAAATATGAATGACTAAAGCGAAAATGGCGTCGACGTATTCTTCTTCCTCAAAACCTGGTCCACCATCTGCTTTCCCTTCTCCCAAGTATCTTCGATTAAAGATCAACTTCCTCGTCACATTGCAACAATAGTGTTGGGCAACCAGCCTTAAGTCTACAAGGCCGCCTTCATCACCGTTTTTGCATTGGTTAAATACGTAACGCACGAGGTTATCAGCTTCTTCAACTCTTTTCTCATGAAGCCATCTATGTCTTTTCTGCGAGAGCATCTCGCTGACCATAACTCTCTTCATTTTTCTCCACTGATCTCCAAAGGGTGATAAAGCTGCGGACAAGTATCCTTTGGAGAGGACATCAGTGGCCATGGTAAGGGGTCTTGAAGCAAAAATAGCATCCTGTTTTCTCAAGAATTGGAGACTGATTTCAGGACAAGTGATGGGAATCACATGAACGTTTCCTAGACGAATACAGGCAATTTCGGTGTTCATTTCTTTCATGAAACCGTGTATCCAATGAGACACCGAAGTTTTCTTCTTGTTTATGATTAATTCAGGGAGGCTTCCCACAATAGGCCAAGGTTTAGGGCCTGGCGGAAGAGAGGGCTGCTTAGGCTTTTGGGCATTGCGTTGCCTTTGAAGCTTAACGAGGTAACACAAAACAAAAGTGATGAAAACAAGTAAGGTACAGAAgcttagtattgttgtaaaaggAGCGATGAACATAGAGTAACAGATTTCCATGGCAATTTGAAAATGATGACCAAGGAAGACACCCATGTTAGATTTCCCTcgctatatatatacacatatacatatacatatacatatacatatacatatacatatgagaaaatattatataaaactgTGATTTCACATCATTCATATTCCTTTCCAATaggagaaaataaataaaaaatttcctCCATTTTTAGCTTTTCCTATTGGAACGATCTGGAAtcacaatttcatacaattcCTTCTTATATACATATATCCAATTTTTCATATGAAACCTTGCACGAATTTAAGTGAGGTCAAATATACAAGAGACCTCTGCTTACACTGATATAATTAATATCTTTATAATCATTTATCCCAATGATATTTTAACAAATTATAAGTACAAATTTTTTCAACAACTTATATGtaccatttaataaaataattccaCCTATtgtaaaacaaaattaatttaatactttacatcatattattttaaaatacatcttttataaataattaatgtgATTTGCCTAAGTAAGTTGTGTGATCAAGGGTTGTTAGTC belongs to Gossypium arboreum isolate Shixiya-1 chromosome 7, ASM2569848v2, whole genome shotgun sequence and includes:
- the LOC108476405 gene encoding phenylalanine N-monooxygenase CYP79D16-like, whose translation is MGVFLGHHFQIAMEICYSMFIAPFTTILSFCTLLVFITFVLCYLVKLQRQRNAQKPKQPSLPPGPKPWPIVGSLPELIINKKKTSVSHWIHGFMKEMNTEIACIRLGNVHVIPITCPEISLQFLRKQDAIFASRPLTMATDVLSKGYLSAALSPFGDQWRKMKRVMVSEMLSQKRHRWLHEKRVEEADNLVRYVFNQCKNGDEGGLVDLRLVAQHYCCNVTRKLIFNRRYLGEGKADGGPGFEEEEYVDAIFALVIHIYSFCISDYLPFLRGLDLEGHEKIVEDATRILEKYNNPIVEDRIQQWRDGKKHEPQDLLDVLVSLTDDNGTPLLSADEIKAQVNEIMIASVDNPSNALEWAFAEMLNNPKMLKKAKEELDNVVGKDRLVQESDFPQLNYVKACAREAFRLHPVAPFNAPHVSVTDTTVGDYFIPKGSHVILSRVGLGRNPKVWDEPCEFKPERHLQDCNKGEEVVLAELDLRLFTFGRGRRGCPGVVLGSSMTTMMFARLLQGFVWSIPTNQGTIDLCPGRGVPFLAKPLLAVAKPRLPPHVYSFSTESEIQ